In one window of bacterium DNA:
- a CDS encoding DUF4349 domain-containing protein, whose amino-acid sequence MNTQEIKNFLSQPKKVALAVFFVFMAFFLVSVLSAGVSNRNSFPLNKVSAPMMGVPSSPYTKGGYGVAEDAYAPEFEQGIRTGTGVVISPDRKVIQSASLSIVVNKAREAVEQIKSVAKKWNGFVEYANIYETGDNRTAGSIAIRVPSKDLDEALREVKETAIKITHENVNTQDVTKQFVDLEARLRNFKAQEEQYLLILKRAEKIPDILSVTQSLSSVRENIERLQAEMNYLSAQIEMSSIAVELTAEADVKIFGVVWNPMQEIKSALNDLIESLVQFANSVISFIFFIPALALWLLVIWLGGWIIWKVARKLKTHLMTHL is encoded by the coding sequence ATGAATACTCAAGAAATAAAAAATTTTTTAAGTCAACCCAAAAAAGTTGCCCTCGCAGTGTTTTTTGTTTTCATGGCATTTTTTTTGGTTTCAGTTCTCTCGGCGGGAGTTAGTAACAGAAACTCATTTCCTTTAAATAAAGTGTCCGCTCCCATGATGGGTGTGCCATCTTCTCCTTATACTAAAGGAGGATATGGTGTTGCTGAAGATGCATATGCGCCAGAATTTGAGCAGGGAATTCGCACGGGAACCGGAGTCGTTATTTCTCCTGACAGAAAAGTCATTCAAAGTGCGAGTCTTTCTATTGTGGTAAACAAGGCGCGTGAAGCAGTTGAGCAAATAAAGAGTGTTGCAAAAAAGTGGAACGGATTTGTTGAGTACGCGAATATTTATGAAACAGGAGATAATCGGACTGCAGGATCAATCGCTATTCGCGTACCATCAAAGGATCTTGATGAAGCACTTCGGGAAGTGAAGGAAACCGCGATCAAGATTACGCACGAGAATGTGAATACTCAAGACGTGACCAAGCAGTTTGTTGATTTGGAAGCCCGTCTCCGTAATTTCAAAGCGCAAGAAGAACAATATCTTCTTATATTGAAACGAGCGGAAAAAATTCCGGATATTCTTTCGGTGACACAAAGTTTAAGTTCTGTGCGAGAAAATATAGAACGTTTGCAGGCAGAAATGAATTATCTTTCAGCACAGATTGAGATGTCAAGTATTGCTGTCGAACTTACTGCCGAAGCTGATGTGAAAATCTTTGGTGTGGTATGGAATCCGATGCAGGAAATCAAGAGCGCTCTCAATGATCTTATTGAATCGCTGGTGCAGTTCGCAAACAGTGTCATTTCATTCATATTCTTCATTCCTGCCCTTGCGCTCTGGCTCCTCGTTATTTGGCTTGGCGGATGGATTATTTGGAAAGTAGCGCGAAAACTTAAAACCCACCTCATGACACATTTATAG
- a CDS encoding co-chaperone GroES, producing the protein MSTKIKIVPLGDKVLVKPMSGEEGKKTKSGIIIPETIDKEKPEQGKVIAVGDGRMNDEGKLLPMKVKVGDTVLFSKYGPDEVKIDGEEYFILSEGSILAIIK; encoded by the coding sequence ATGAGCACAAAAATCAAAATCGTACCTCTCGGCGACAAAGTGTTGGTGAAGCCCATGAGTGGAGAAGAGGGAAAAAAGACAAAATCGGGGATTATTATTCCCGAAACAATAGACAAAGAAAAGCCGGAACAAGGGAAGGTCATTGCCGTGGGAGACGGGCGCATGAACGATGAAGGAAAACTTTTACCCATGAAAGTAAAAGTAGGCGATACTGTTTTATTTTCGAAATATGGCCCTGATGAAGTTAAGATCGACGGAGAAGAATATTTTATTTTAAGCGAGGGAAGTATATTAGCAATCATTAAATAA
- a CDS encoding LemA family protein, protein MNPLNILLGIIVLIVLWAVFAYNQFVTLINRVKEAWSDIDVQLKRRYDLIPNLVETVKGYATHEREAFENVTKARAQSMQAGTPAAKGQAENMLSGALKSLFAVAEAYPDLKANQNFLGLQTELSDTENKIQAARRFYNGNVRDLNTSIETFPSNLIANMFKFEPREFFELEDAAAKEPVKVKF, encoded by the coding sequence ATGAATCCACTAAATATTCTTTTGGGAATTATAGTCCTTATTGTTCTTTGGGCAGTATTTGCCTACAACCAGTTTGTCACACTCATCAACCGTGTCAAAGAGGCGTGGTCGGACATCGATGTTCAACTGAAGCGTCGCTACGATCTTATTCCCAATCTTGTAGAAACAGTGAAGGGATATGCGACCCACGAACGCGAAGCGTTTGAGAATGTAACCAAGGCACGTGCTCAATCAATGCAAGCGGGAACTCCTGCGGCAAAAGGACAGGCAGAAAACATGCTCTCTGGCGCGCTCAAATCTTTGTTTGCGGTCGCCGAAGCATATCCGGACTTGAAGGCAAACCAAAATTTTCTCGGACTTCAGACTGAACTTTCCGATACGGAGAACAAAATCCAAGCCGCTCGCCGTTTCTACAATGGTAATGTCCGTGACTTAAATACTTCAATCGAAACATTTCCCTCAAACTTGATCGCCAATATGTTCAAGTTTGAACCTCGT
- the groL gene encoding chaperonin GroEL (60 kDa chaperone family; promotes refolding of misfolded polypeptides especially under stressful conditions; forms two stacked rings of heptamers to form a barrel-shaped 14mer; ends can be capped by GroES; misfolded proteins enter the barrel where they are refolded when GroES binds): protein MAKQILFNEKARSALKAGVDKVADAVKITLGPRGRNVVYDRGYGSPMITNDGVSIAKEITLPDKFENMGAEIVKEVASKTNEIAGDGTTTAVVLTQAIVAEGMKQVAMGLNAMGLRHGIEKAAEEAVKALRDMAKPIKGKNEIRQVATISAESEEIGKIIAETIEKVGKDGVVTVEESQSFGVESEVVEGLEFDKGYVSPYMITNGERMEASYKDALILVTDKKITAINDILPLLEKVVQTGKKDLVIIADDVEGEALTTFVVNKLRGSFNVLAIKAPGYGDRKKEILQDIAITIGAKVVSEEFGIKLDKAELSMLGHAGKVISTKDKTIIVGGKGKKADIDARVAQLKKQAQMTESKFDLEKIEERVAKLSGGVAVIKVGAATETEMKYLKLKIEDAVNATKAAIEEGIVPGGGIALVRVSQKLRDKKMGDVGSEIHAGYNIVINALEAPLREIAVNAGKGDGSIIVEKVKEMLGNGGYNALTGVFEVDMIVSGIIDPVKVTRSGVQNATSAAAILLTTEVAITEEAKEEKGGSPGMGGMGSGMDY, encoded by the coding sequence ATGGCAAAACAAATTCTTTTTAATGAAAAAGCGCGAAGCGCGCTCAAAGCAGGTGTCGACAAGGTCGCTGACGCCGTAAAAATCACCCTTGGTCCCCGAGGACGCAATGTGGTTTATGATCGCGGATATGGAAGCCCAATGATTACCAATGATGGCGTTTCCATCGCAAAAGAAATTACGCTTCCCGACAAGTTTGAAAATATGGGTGCGGAGATTGTGAAAGAAGTCGCATCAAAAACAAATGAAATTGCAGGAGATGGAACGACCACAGCAGTAGTTCTTACTCAGGCAATTGTTGCCGAAGGCATGAAGCAAGTTGCGATGGGACTTAATGCGATGGGACTTCGCCATGGGATTGAGAAAGCGGCGGAAGAAGCGGTCAAAGCGCTTCGCGATATGGCGAAGCCAATTAAGGGTAAAAACGAAATTAGGCAAGTGGCAACGATTTCCGCAGAATCGGAGGAAATTGGAAAAATTATTGCCGAAACGATTGAAAAAGTTGGCAAAGACGGTGTTGTCACGGTTGAAGAATCTCAATCGTTCGGCGTTGAGTCGGAAGTGGTGGAAGGACTTGAGTTTGATAAAGGATACGTGTCTCCTTACATGATCACGAATGGAGAACGCATGGAAGCTTCTTACAAAGATGCGCTTATTCTTGTTACTGATAAAAAAATTACCGCAATCAATGATATCTTGCCGCTCCTTGAAAAAGTGGTTCAGACGGGGAAAAAAGATCTTGTGATTATCGCTGATGATGTTGAAGGCGAGGCACTCACTACGTTTGTAGTAAATAAGCTTCGCGGCTCATTCAATGTATTGGCAATCAAAGCTCCTGGATATGGAGATCGGAAGAAAGAAATCTTACAAGACATTGCTATTACCATAGGCGCAAAAGTTGTTTCTGAAGAATTTGGCATAAAACTTGATAAAGCAGAACTTTCCATGTTGGGGCATGCAGGCAAGGTTATTTCGACAAAAGATAAAACGATTATTGTCGGTGGAAAAGGGAAGAAGGCGGATATCGACGCGCGTGTAGCACAACTTAAAAAGCAGGCACAGATGACTGAATCAAAATTTGACCTTGAAAAAATCGAGGAACGCGTTGCAAAACTCTCTGGCGGTGTTGCAGTCATCAAAGTTGGTGCTGCGACAGAAACGGAAATGAAATATCTCAAGCTAAAAATCGAGGATGCGGTGAATGCGACCAAGGCGGCGATTGAAGAGGGAATTGTTCCTGGTGGCGGTATTGCGCTTGTGCGTGTTTCGCAAAAATTGAGAGATAAAAAAATGGGAGACGTTGGAAGCGAAATTCACGCAGGATACAACATTGTTATTAATGCGCTTGAAGCGCCTCTTCGCGAAATTGCGGTCAATGCAGGAAAAGGAGATGGTTCCATCATTGTCGAAAAAGTAAAAGAAATGCTTGGAAACGGGGGGTATAATGCACTCACGGGAGTGTTTGAGGTCGATATGATTGTTTCGGGAATCATTGATCCAGTTAAGGTTACACGAAGCGGTGTGCAGAATGCGACGTCTGCCGCGGCAATTCTTCTCACTACAGAAGTTGCTATTACCGAAGAGGCAAAAGAGGAGAAGGGAGGGAGCCCGGGAATGGGCGGTATGGGAAGTGGGATGGACTATTAA